A part of Papaver somniferum cultivar HN1 unplaced genomic scaffold, ASM357369v1 unplaced-scaffold_118, whole genome shotgun sequence genomic DNA contains:
- the LOC113330705 gene encoding uncharacterized protein LOC113330705 — protein MGTRNSCACSRASAYLSTVTKPEDYDDVEMIPTEIPLVSDEAKRNLYEILNSNSSANSGTGDGHAPMGESRLCSFDVFMEEKLEYNFRNVVEQSLWNVSILAQERPPQIVLWRTKFYDIKILKKLPASYVDFEKLKLIPASSLECPILLLSDLDLVWGNVPIVGNFKRYICENVRKFTPRTLIQAILADSISRKNRFGRVNMQTHMTEVLEFLHFSFGYGYINCYHHQNEEYCELFKVLITTYNNVIGKEDFTIGVVNPRILFDRGSKSRVISRCSYYVRSCSKFYLGIDASSKIVLNGCGLHLWRGVTLDGANALTDMECFRSDGQFVIALILSLGVVQFQQL, from the exons ATGGGTACGAGAAACTCGTGCGCTTGCAG TCGAGCGAGCGCATACCTATCAACAGTTACCAAACCGGAGGACTATGATGATGTAGAGATGATTCCAACAGAAATTCCGCTTGTCTCTGACGAAGCTAAAAGGAATCTATATGAAATTTTAAATTCAAATTCTTCGGCTAACTCAGGTACTGGCGATGGTCATGCACCCATGGGAGAGTCCAGGCTTTGTAGTTTTGATGTGTTTATGGAAGAAAAGTTGGAGTATAATTTTCGGAATGTTGTTGAACAATCTTTGTGGAATGTGTCAATTTTAGCGCAAGAAAGGCCACCTCAGATTGTTTTGTGGCGAACAAAATTTTATGATATTAAGATTTTGAAAAAGCTGCCTGCATCATACGTTGACTTCGAGAAGCTTAAATTAATTCCAGCATCTTCACTAGAGTGTCCAATTTTACTTCTTAGTGATCTGGATTTGGTTTGGGGTAATGTACCAATAGTTGGTAATTTTAAGAGGTACATATGTGAGAATGTACGGAAATTCACTCCCAGGACTTTGATACAAGCGATACTTGCAGATAGTATATCGAGGAAGAACAGATTTGGTCGTGTGAATATGCAAACTCATATGACTGAAGTTCTGGAGTTCTTACATTTTTCTTTTGGCTACGGTTATATCAACTGTTATCACCACCAAAATGAAGAGTATTGCGAGCTCTTTAAGGTGTTAATCACTACCTATAATAATGTAATTGGTAAGGAAGACTTTACTATTGGCGTTGTGAATCCTCGAATATTATTTGATCGTGGTAGTAAATCTAGAGTTATTAGTAGGTGTTCTTACTATGTTAGAAGTTGTTCTAAATTCTACCTTGGTATAGATGCTTCTTCTAAGATTGTTCTTAATGGGTGTGGATTACATTTGTGGCGTGGTGTCACGCTTGATGGTGCAAATGCACTTACGGATATGGAATGTTTCAGATCAGATGGTCAATTTGTGATAGCACTCATATTGAGTCTTGGTGTAGTTCAATTCCAACAACTCTAG